One part of the Zymomonas mobilis subsp. pomaceae ATCC 29192 genome encodes these proteins:
- a CDS encoding nucleoside deaminase, which translates to MDKSINPFPLPEPMCLALLEARKAGEQGEVPVGAVVTLYGKIITSAANAMQPPFTDPTGHAEIRALRQAAAILGNSRLEQCDLWVTLEPCAMCAGAISIARIRRLYFGADDPKGGAVLYGPRLFFQPTSHHRPEIYNDLGGREAAELLRHFFQKKRQKKSVSS; encoded by the coding sequence ATGGACAAAAGTATTAACCCTTTTCCTTTACCTGAACCGATGTGTCTTGCTCTTTTAGAAGCGCGAAAAGCAGGCGAACAAGGGGAGGTACCTGTCGGGGCTGTTGTTACGCTGTATGGGAAAATAATCACTTCGGCTGCTAATGCCATGCAACCACCTTTTACAGATCCCACAGGGCATGCCGAGATAAGAGCATTAAGACAGGCGGCGGCTATTTTGGGTAATAGTCGCCTTGAACAATGTGATTTATGGGTGACGTTGGAGCCTTGTGCGATGTGTGCAGGCGCTATCTCTATAGCCCGTATTCGCCGCTTATATTTTGGGGCTGATGACCCTAAGGGAGGCGCTGTTCTTTATGGTCCTCGGTTATTCTTCCAGCCTACTAGTCACCATCGCCCTGAGATTTACAATGATTTAGGCGGTCGAGAGGCAGCCGAATTACTTCGACATTTTTTTCAGAAAAAAAGACAAAAAAAGAGCGTTTCTTCTTGA
- a CDS encoding SIMPL domain-containing protein, giving the protein MLKARYFFKGQYKALKIATIGAVTAAFSSIMVQSAMGANFLPPEMITASGTTLMIAATGEVKATPDLATITAMTSAEGTTAANATADNAKKMTDLLANIRNAGISNDDIETRNINISPRYRYEQNKTPQRIGYQAQSSIQIRIHDLSRVGSILDKMVQANVEDLEGPNFSLSNSAKAEDEARLQAITTARSRADLYARSVGLRVKRIMMISEGQLVRPMPLRPMLMAAKSRTADSTPETPVISGQQTVTITVNVAFELG; this is encoded by the coding sequence ATGCTGAAAGCCAGATACTTTTTTAAGGGTCAATATAAGGCACTAAAAATTGCGACTATCGGTGCTGTAACTGCGGCCTTTTCATCAATCATGGTACAATCGGCCATGGGTGCTAACTTCCTGCCACCCGAAATGATAACGGCTTCTGGCACAACCTTGATGATCGCTGCCACGGGTGAAGTAAAAGCGACCCCAGATTTAGCGACTATTACAGCCATGACAAGTGCAGAGGGTACTACAGCTGCAAATGCCACGGCCGATAATGCCAAAAAAATGACCGATTTACTGGCAAATATCCGTAATGCAGGCATCAGTAACGACGATATCGAAACACGCAATATCAATATCAGCCCACGCTATCGGTATGAACAGAACAAAACGCCACAGCGTATCGGCTATCAGGCGCAAAGTTCTATACAAATCCGTATTCATGATCTCAGTCGCGTTGGCTCAATTTTAGATAAAATGGTGCAGGCCAATGTAGAAGATCTGGAAGGGCCTAATTTTTCTCTTTCTAATTCAGCGAAAGCCGAAGATGAGGCAAGATTACAAGCCATTACCACGGCAAGAAGTCGGGCTGATCTTTATGCCCGTTCAGTCGGTCTACGGGTCAAGCGTATTATGATGATTTCAGAAGGCCAATTGGTCAGACCCATGCCCCTTCGCCCGATGCTGATGGCGGCTAAATCAAGAACCGCCGATTCAACCCCAGAAACACCTGTCATTTCTGGTCAGCAAACAGTTACCATTACGGTTAATGTGGCCTTTGAATTAGGTTAA
- a CDS encoding efflux transporter outer membrane subunit has product MMGCQSVSSTVLGFMKKSYCYGITPILVGSVLLAGCTMAPKYHRPVSSVAENWPKTISQPATGTSFNKPNPLARDLGWQDFFKDPRLKALITIAIRENRDLRSAILAISEAQAQYRIQRAALLPAISGTGEMMYQQPSGQSGLSFAPGVGESIPRFHYYTMGIGFTSYEIDIFGRIRSLSKEAAEKALSQEENARATLIGLIAQVANSYLAWLADREALNLAEKSYHAAGRDLELTRALLEHGEASLLTVNQVETQFHQAADTCEQIKRQLRDEENNLTLLVGQTLPDNLPPPLPFGEQNIMEDISAGLPSDLLENRPDIRAAEHDLEAANADIGAAKAAFFPRVMLSSTVGNSSLKASQIITTAANTWGFEPQISVPIFNWGQNRANLRISKVERERKIAAYQKAIQSAFRDVSNALIGRETYLNEEIALGKAAAKAEDNWYLTQLRQEQGSDSALTTITYEQTYYQAEYQALQNRVARYQNLVTLYAALGGGLKTYTTPPVPVVNKNGHKATTVSATKPPSLR; this is encoded by the coding sequence ATGATGGGATGTCAGTCTGTCTCCTCGACTGTTTTAGGGTTTATGAAAAAGAGCTATTGTTATGGTATAACCCCTATTTTGGTGGGGAGTGTCCTTCTAGCGGGTTGCACCATGGCGCCTAAATATCATCGACCGGTATCTTCAGTTGCTGAAAACTGGCCGAAAACCATTTCACAGCCGGCCACTGGTACGTCATTTAATAAACCGAACCCTCTCGCTCGCGATCTCGGATGGCAGGATTTTTTTAAAGATCCTCGCTTAAAGGCACTAATTACGATTGCTATCCGTGAAAACCGTGATCTTCGCTCTGCTATTTTAGCAATTAGTGAAGCACAGGCCCAGTATAGGATACAGCGTGCGGCATTATTACCGGCCATTAGTGGGACGGGCGAAATGATGTACCAGCAACCTTCTGGACAATCGGGTCTTAGTTTTGCTCCGGGGGTAGGCGAAAGTATTCCTCGCTTTCATTATTACACAATGGGGATCGGTTTTACTTCTTATGAAATCGATATTTTTGGGCGGATTCGTAGTCTAAGTAAGGAAGCGGCAGAGAAGGCCTTAAGTCAGGAAGAAAACGCGCGCGCTACACTTATTGGTCTTATTGCTCAGGTAGCGAATAGTTATCTTGCGTGGCTTGCGGATCGGGAAGCTTTAAATCTTGCTGAAAAAAGCTATCACGCAGCGGGGCGGGATTTGGAATTAACACGTGCCTTGTTAGAACATGGCGAGGCCAGCCTTTTAACGGTAAATCAGGTCGAGACTCAGTTTCATCAAGCCGCCGATACCTGTGAGCAGATAAAAAGACAATTAAGGGATGAAGAGAATAATCTAACTTTATTGGTTGGACAGACTTTACCGGATAATTTGCCGCCTCCTTTGCCTTTTGGCGAGCAAAATATTATGGAGGATATATCGGCGGGTTTACCTTCTGATCTCTTGGAAAATAGGCCTGATATTAGAGCAGCTGAACATGATCTTGAGGCTGCCAATGCTGATATTGGTGCGGCAAAAGCGGCTTTTTTCCCAAGGGTCATGCTATCCTCTACGGTAGGTAATTCTAGTCTTAAAGCTAGTCAGATTATTACGACAGCTGCGAATACTTGGGGGTTTGAGCCACAAATTTCTGTTCCTATTTTTAATTGGGGACAAAATCGGGCCAATTTACGTATCTCCAAAGTCGAGCGCGAAAGAAAGATTGCGGCTTACCAAAAAGCCATTCAAAGCGCTTTTCGAGATGTATCCAATGCCCTTATTGGACGAGAGACCTATTTAAATGAAGAAATTGCGTTGGGAAAGGCGGCGGCAAAAGCCGAGGATAATTGGTATCTTACGCAATTGCGTCAGGAGCAAGGAAGCGATTCGGCCTTAACAACGATTACCTATGAACAGACTTATTATCAGGCTGAATATCAGGCCTTACAAAATCGGGTGGCGCGGTACCAAAATTTGGTAACCCTCTATGCCGCTTTGGGTGGAGGACTGAAGACCTACACAACGCCCCCTGTGCCTGTTGTTAATAAAAACGGGCATAAGGCAACAACTGTATCAGCGACGAAACCCCCATCATTACGATAA
- the rpmB gene encoding 50S ribosomal protein L28 yields MSRICELTGKGRQVGNNVSHANNRTKRTFLPNLQNVTLISDTLGTGVSLRVSTHGLRSVEHVGGLDNWLLKTKDEKLSTRARKVKREIAKKRAAA; encoded by the coding sequence ATGTCGCGCATTTGCGAACTGACCGGCAAAGGCCGCCAGGTAGGCAACAATGTGTCCCACGCCAATAATCGGACGAAGCGGACTTTCCTGCCAAACCTTCAGAATGTTACTCTGATTTCCGATACGCTTGGTACCGGTGTTAGCCTTCGGGTTTCTACCCACGGCCTGCGCTCGGTTGAACATGTCGGAGGTCTGGATAACTGGTTATTAAAGACCAAGGACGAAAAGCTTTCTACGCGTGCACGTAAAGTAAAGCGTGAAATCGCAAAGAAGCGTGCGGCTGCCTAA
- a CDS encoding hemolysin family protein, with amino-acid sequence MTPHPSLTAFPWHDCLLLVALIAFNGLFAMSELAIISSRRPKLEAMTQKGNLIRGAKAALALSAHPGRFLSTMQVGITGISTLAGAVSGETLGGPIGERLALLGVPNASVWGFAVAIVVTTYFSLIFGELVPKQVALRAPEQIAAVTALPVLWLSRITAPAVWLLDKSSAIVFRLAGMDRETHNQVTAEEVRLTITEAFQAGVIEENERQIISGVIRLADRPVREIMTPRTEVGWLDMNADVPTISRNLASMPHSRMPVAVGSVDNIIGVVHSRDIVRALMRGEKLDLKRLMRSAPVVPDQTTVMAALDSLRLAEVPLGMVHDEYGHFEGVVAPADLLAAMSGHFVSDAGGKNDPSIIEDKDGHYIISGSLSADQMADKLNFELDEDRDYATVAGFALSVLRHLPTVGERFSAHDWQFEILDITGHKIEKIGASRVADHALEHV; translated from the coding sequence GTGACACCACACCCCTCCCTAACAGCTTTTCCGTGGCATGATTGCCTGCTTCTTGTAGCGCTGATTGCGTTTAACGGCCTATTCGCTATGTCCGAATTGGCTATCATTTCTTCCCGTCGGCCAAAACTGGAAGCGATGACCCAAAAGGGCAATCTGATCAGGGGCGCTAAGGCGGCCTTGGCTTTGAGTGCCCATCCCGGACGTTTCCTTTCCACGATGCAGGTAGGCATTACAGGGATTAGCACCCTTGCCGGTGCTGTTTCGGGGGAAACCCTAGGCGGCCCTATCGGGGAGCGACTGGCTTTATTGGGTGTTCCTAATGCATCGGTATGGGGTTTTGCTGTTGCTATTGTCGTAACGACCTATTTTTCCCTTATTTTCGGGGAGTTAGTACCCAAACAAGTGGCGTTACGGGCCCCTGAACAGATTGCGGCTGTTACTGCGCTTCCTGTCTTATGGCTTTCTCGGATTACGGCACCGGCTGTTTGGCTACTTGATAAATCGAGTGCGATTGTTTTCCGTTTGGCTGGTATGGATCGAGAGACCCATAATCAGGTTACCGCAGAAGAAGTTCGACTAACCATTACAGAAGCCTTTCAAGCGGGTGTTATTGAAGAAAATGAACGTCAGATTATTTCGGGCGTTATCCGTTTAGCTGATCGGCCTGTTCGTGAGATTATGACACCACGAACCGAAGTCGGATGGTTGGATATGAATGCCGATGTTCCGACTATTTCAAGAAATCTAGCTTCTATGCCTCATAGCCGGATGCCTGTCGCTGTTGGTTCGGTCGATAATATTATCGGGGTGGTTCATTCTCGTGATATTGTTCGCGCCTTAATGCGGGGCGAAAAATTAGACCTGAAACGTTTGATGCGCTCGGCCCCGGTTGTCCCAGATCAAACGACCGTTATGGCTGCTTTGGATAGCCTGCGTCTGGCAGAAGTGCCTTTGGGGATGGTTCATGATGAATATGGCCATTTTGAAGGCGTGGTAGCCCCAGCTGACTTATTAGCGGCCATGAGTGGTCATTTTGTCTCTGATGCTGGGGGTAAAAACGATCCGAGCATTATTGAGGATAAAGATGGTCATTATATCATTTCAGGTTCATTATCGGCAGATCAGATGGCCGATAAGCTGAATTTTGAACTGGATGAAGATCGGGATTATGCCACCGTGGCTGGTTTTGCACTTTCTGTCCTGCGTCATTTGCCAACTGTAGGGGAACGTTTTTCGGCCCATGACTGGCAGTTTGAAATTTTAGATATAACGGGTCATAAGATTGAAAAAATTGGTGCTTCTCGCGTTGCGGATCACGCGTTAGAACATGTTTAA
- a CDS encoding DUF445 domain-containing protein — protein sequence MAIKHITVSTAATLILGVMVVLFIAALEYDRFYPGHIFPGFVVAFAEAAMVGGLADWFAVTALFRHPLGLPFPHTALIPQAKDRIAANLALFIEQHFLRSIVLSRRLKNVDASRFLLRLTDATITHDNALKNRLQRLLPKLWAHIDYPTLSEEITSWIIDIARHSKPAPIIGDACQAYLEKGTHITLISGILRSFADWLAHHESMIREMVSERSGSFLRWTGLDNRLADSIYEAITRLVNEMMVNPEHPLRLRFNETLFSWAEKIQEDAIVQRRIDKIKNTMVDNPTFYLGLREKIENLTREFFLDKHEDTSASKRSLQLKALVAAWGRAVTEDEQIKTAINRAFRRIIVGVIVPHSHQITRLITDTVEGWDGDIVAGRIEKAVGNELHYIRLSGTFVGGSIGLLLHAFNQLIS from the coding sequence GTGGCAATAAAGCATATAACAGTAAGCACAGCAGCCACGTTGATTTTAGGGGTGATGGTTGTATTATTTATTGCCGCCCTTGAATATGATCGTTTCTATCCCGGCCATATCTTCCCGGGCTTTGTCGTTGCTTTTGCTGAAGCGGCCATGGTGGGCGGGTTAGCGGATTGGTTTGCGGTTACGGCTTTGTTCCGTCATCCTTTAGGGTTACCTTTTCCGCATACTGCGCTTATTCCTCAAGCCAAAGATCGTATTGCTGCTAATCTTGCACTTTTCATTGAACAGCATTTTTTGCGCTCTATCGTTCTTAGCCGCCGTTTGAAAAATGTGGATGCCAGTCGCTTTTTATTGCGGCTGACGGATGCAACGATTACCCACGATAATGCTTTAAAAAATAGATTGCAGCGTCTTTTACCCAAGTTATGGGCTCATATTGATTACCCGACTTTGAGTGAAGAAATAACTTCTTGGATAATTGATATAGCGCGGCACTCTAAACCTGCCCCTATAATAGGGGATGCCTGTCAAGCCTATTTAGAAAAGGGTACCCATATTACCCTTATTTCTGGGATTCTTCGTTCTTTTGCTGATTGGTTGGCCCATCACGAAAGCATGATTAGAGAAATGGTTAGCGAACGTTCTGGCAGTTTCCTGCGTTGGACTGGATTGGATAATCGTCTAGCGGACAGTATTTATGAGGCAATCACCCGTCTTGTTAATGAGATGATGGTTAATCCAGAGCATCCTTTACGGCTCCGTTTCAATGAAACTTTATTTTCATGGGCTGAGAAAATTCAAGAAGACGCTATTGTTCAAAGAAGAATTGATAAGATTAAAAACACAATGGTTGATAATCCTACCTTTTATCTGGGATTAAGAGAAAAAATAGAAAATCTGACGCGTGAATTTTTCTTGGATAAGCATGAAGATACATCGGCTTCTAAAAGAAGTTTACAATTAAAAGCCTTAGTCGCAGCTTGGGGACGAGCCGTTACAGAGGATGAGCAGATAAAAACCGCTATCAATCGCGCTTTTCGGCGTATTATTGTCGGTGTTATTGTGCCCCATAGCCATCAGATTACCCGCTTGATTACAGATACGGTCGAAGGATGGGACGGCGATATTGTCGCGGGACGTATAGAAAAGGCGGTCGGCAATGAACTTCATTACATCCGCCTTTCTGGAACTTTTGTCGGAGGGAGTATCGGTTTGCTATTACATGCTTTTAATCAGTTGATTAGTTAG
- a CDS encoding efflux RND transporter periplasmic adaptor subunit, with protein MTNDHDSDDDFGLTAEDIARARRHRLVIIILGTLAIAFLVTLIAWRAKVTAPVQIIAEPVHVSVVTPTQQSVTGMIIANGHLAPAKETIVMAPNTEGKILKVMVSAGDMVQSGQTLAIIMQTRSDENALEQQVVLESQQADLAIAESEYKRAQAAGDTDLAAILKKDYNDAQQRLKSNPQSTTLKKQALSNVQRVVAPVSGLIISNSAEKGMVVIPNSTELFRIADKGEMQMQASVKEKDLPAISGGASADIKIAGNDNYFSGRISSISPVIDNITHSAVVNILLDYNPILKAGSSAEVRIRTMPIQAFVLPDSAVMSDDGGNYVYVLSEGDVVARHHITLGVKTPDGQWEVLSGLQNQDRVIISSGSMVSPGDRVIVDNK; from the coding sequence ATGACAAATGATCATGATAGCGATGACGATTTCGGTTTAACCGCAGAGGATATTGCAAGGGCAAGGCGGCATCGCCTAGTCATTATCATTCTAGGCACGTTGGCCATAGCGTTTTTGGTTACTCTTATTGCATGGCGTGCCAAAGTAACCGCGCCGGTTCAAATCATCGCAGAACCTGTCCATGTATCGGTTGTAACGCCGACCCAACAATCCGTAACAGGGATGATTATTGCTAATGGTCATTTAGCACCTGCCAAAGAAACCATAGTAATGGCCCCTAATACCGAAGGTAAAATTTTAAAGGTAATGGTTTCGGCGGGCGATATGGTGCAGTCTGGGCAGACTTTAGCTATTATTATGCAGACGCGATCTGATGAAAATGCTTTAGAACAACAGGTTGTCTTAGAATCGCAGCAAGCTGATCTTGCTATTGCTGAAAGCGAATATAAAAGGGCGCAAGCGGCTGGGGATACAGATTTAGCCGCTATTTTGAAGAAGGATTATAACGACGCACAACAACGCCTAAAAAGTAATCCACAAAGTACCACCCTTAAAAAACAGGCTCTTTCTAATGTGCAACGGGTTGTAGCGCCTGTCAGTGGCTTAATTATTTCTAATTCAGCTGAAAAAGGCATGGTGGTTATTCCGAATTCCACTGAACTGTTCCGTATCGCCGATAAAGGCGAAATGCAAATGCAGGCGAGTGTTAAGGAAAAAGATTTACCTGCCATTTCAGGGGGGGCGTCGGCTGATATAAAAATCGCTGGAAATGATAATTATTTCTCTGGGCGGATTTCTTCTATTTCACCTGTTATTGATAACATAACCCATTCGGCTGTGGTTAATATTTTGCTGGATTACAATCCTATTCTAAAAGCGGGATCTTCTGCCGAGGTGCGTATTCGTACGATGCCAATACAGGCTTTTGTTCTACCCGATTCAGCTGTGATGAGTGATGATGGGGGGAATTATGTTTACGTTTTGAGTGAAGGCGATGTTGTTGCAAGACACCATATAACGCTGGGCGTTAAAACACCTGACGGACAATGGGAGGTGTTATCCGGTCTGCAAAATCAAGATAGAGTTATTATTTCGTCTGGCTCAATGGTAAGCCCTGGAGATCGGGTTATCGTCGATAACAAATAA
- a CDS encoding sugar porter family MFS transporter — translation MNNNSGVETNVQNNVRNTVSDYIGSQIYLLGTVLVTAIAGFLYGYDTGIISGALINIARDFSLNPHQQEIITSILLFGAVIGSLVCGRLSAYLGRRHMIMIVTAIFGVSVIAAGLAPSAFWLGTARLILGFAVGGSSQVVPVYIAELAPAAERGRMVTFYNISIGLGILAAGMVGAFLQEEWTWRTMFSVAAIPAAVLLCSMMMLPESPRWLVRQERVEEARDMLDTVRETSHEVTRELRSIEKISNRTKEESQDGWKALSEPWVRPALIAGLGVAAFTQLSGIEMMIYYTPTFLRDSGFTEQMAYYSALGVAAIYVIMTTLGKLLVDHVGRRRLSLVMMPFAALSLIALGIAFNLPGGASEHRWLILSCLFGFMIFNAGGIQVIGWLIGAEVYPLCIRARATSLHAATLWGSNLILTSTALTMTGWLGIGGSMWFYGALNALGFIFVYFMVPETKGRSLEEIETSLKEGTFLPKKHIALFK, via the coding sequence ATGAATAACAATTCAGGAGTAGAAACCAATGTCCAGAACAATGTTAGAAATACAGTATCCGATTATATAGGATCACAAATTTATTTATTGGGAACAGTTCTGGTTACAGCGATTGCTGGTTTTCTATATGGGTATGATACGGGTATTATTTCGGGTGCTTTAATTAATATTGCACGTGATTTTAGTCTTAATCCTCATCAACAAGAAATTATAACCAGTATTCTTCTATTTGGCGCTGTAATCGGGTCACTAGTCTGCGGCCGCCTTTCTGCCTATCTTGGCCGTCGTCATATGATCATGATAGTTACCGCAATATTTGGCGTCAGCGTCATTGCAGCCGGTCTTGCCCCTTCTGCTTTTTGGCTAGGCACCGCCCGTTTAATCTTGGGTTTTGCTGTTGGCGGGTCTTCACAGGTTGTACCAGTCTATATTGCCGAGTTAGCCCCGGCAGCAGAACGGGGACGGATGGTTACTTTTTATAATATTTCCATTGGTCTTGGTATTCTTGCCGCGGGCATGGTGGGGGCCTTTTTGCAAGAAGAATGGACATGGCGCACGATGTTTAGCGTTGCCGCTATTCCTGCTGCCGTTCTTCTTTGTTCTATGATGATGCTTCCGGAAAGTCCCCGCTGGTTAGTGCGTCAGGAACGGGTAGAAGAAGCCCGCGATATGCTCGATACTGTTAGAGAGACTTCCCATGAAGTGACGCGCGAATTGCGTTCTATTGAGAAAATCAGCAATCGCACCAAGGAAGAATCACAAGACGGCTGGAAAGCTTTGAGTGAACCTTGGGTTCGACCTGCTCTGATTGCAGGATTAGGGGTGGCTGCCTTTACCCAGCTGTCGGGTATTGAAATGATGATCTATTATACGCCGACTTTTTTACGGGATTCTGGATTTACCGAACAAATGGCCTATTATTCGGCTTTGGGGGTGGCTGCAATTTATGTAATCATGACAACCCTTGGTAAATTACTGGTCGATCATGTGGGTCGTCGTCGTCTTTCTCTTGTCATGATGCCCTTTGCCGCGCTTAGTCTTATCGCGCTTGGAATTGCCTTTAACTTACCAGGGGGCGCATCAGAACATCGTTGGCTAATTTTAAGCTGTCTCTTTGGCTTCATGATTTTCAATGCCGGCGGTATTCAGGTTATCGGTTGGTTAATTGGCGCAGAGGTCTATCCACTTTGTATTCGCGCGCGTGCAACGAGTTTACATGCTGCAACTTTATGGGGTTCCAATCTTATCCTTACCTCAACCGCTTTAACGATGACGGGTTGGCTTGGTATTGGGGGATCAATGTGGTTTTACGGCGCCTTAAATGCGTTAGGCTTTATATTCGTCTACTTCATGGTGCCAGAGACTAAAGGGCGCAGTCTTGAAGAAATCGAAACCAGCTTAAAAGAAGGCACCTTTTTACCTAAAAAACACATCGCTCTGTTCAAATAA
- the purD gene encoding phosphoribosylamine--glycine ligase codes for MNVLLIGTGGREHALAWKIAQSPSLDTLYATTGNPGIAKLAKPADLIVTDHKAVVDFCKNHKVDLVIIGPEAPLVDGLGDSLRAADIAAFGPDKAAAQLEGSKGFTKDLCARYDIPTARYQRCRNALEAKAALNDFGLPVVIKADGLAGGKGVIIAESRTAAETAIDEMTAGSFGKAGLEIVVEEFMQGEEASFFAISDGQNVYPFGTARDHKRVGDGDTGPNTGGMGAYSPATRLTADIEQQVMQRIIVPTVQAMKQEGAPFIGILYAGLMLTKEGPKLIEYNARLGDPECQLLMLRLEDDILPLFYAAAQGQLEIQPAPRFSSDHAVTVVMAAKGYPASPVKGGSIQKIEDAEKLGAIVFQAGTKLDGEILKANGGRVLNVTATAKDFKSARALAYQAVAAIDYPDGFWRKDIGL; via the coding sequence ATGAACGTCCTGCTTATCGGAACCGGAGGCCGCGAACATGCCTTAGCATGGAAAATCGCCCAGTCGCCTTCACTTGATACATTATACGCCACAACAGGCAATCCCGGTATTGCTAAACTGGCAAAACCAGCAGACCTTATCGTAACCGATCATAAGGCTGTCGTCGATTTTTGTAAAAACCATAAAGTCGATTTGGTGATTATCGGACCGGAAGCGCCCTTGGTCGATGGCCTTGGCGACAGTTTAAGAGCGGCAGATATAGCGGCTTTTGGGCCGGACAAAGCCGCCGCCCAGTTAGAAGGTTCAAAAGGATTTACGAAAGACCTTTGTGCCCGCTACGATATTCCAACAGCGCGCTATCAGCGTTGCCGTAATGCCCTTGAGGCAAAAGCGGCACTTAACGATTTTGGCTTACCCGTGGTTATCAAGGCAGACGGCCTTGCAGGGGGAAAAGGCGTTATTATCGCTGAAAGTCGGACAGCAGCGGAAACCGCGATTGACGAAATGACGGCCGGCTCTTTTGGAAAAGCAGGCTTAGAAATTGTCGTCGAAGAATTTATGCAAGGGGAAGAGGCTAGCTTTTTTGCGATTAGCGATGGTCAAAATGTCTATCCCTTTGGAACAGCGCGGGATCATAAACGTGTAGGGGATGGCGACACGGGTCCCAACACGGGCGGTATGGGGGCTTATAGTCCGGCGACCCGTCTTACAGCCGATATTGAACAGCAAGTGATGCAACGCATTATTGTGCCCACTGTTCAGGCCATGAAACAAGAAGGCGCGCCTTTTATTGGTATTCTTTATGCAGGCCTTATGCTCACAAAAGAAGGGCCAAAATTGATCGAGTATAATGCGCGTCTTGGCGATCCAGAATGCCAGTTACTGATGTTACGATTAGAAGACGACATTTTACCATTATTTTATGCCGCAGCTCAGGGGCAATTAGAAATACAACCTGCGCCCCGCTTCTCATCGGATCATGCGGTGACCGTTGTTATGGCAGCAAAAGGCTATCCGGCATCGCCTGTCAAAGGGGGCTCTATTCAAAAAATAGAAGATGCTGAAAAATTGGGCGCGATCGTCTTTCAGGCTGGGACAAAACTGGACGGAGAGATATTGAAAGCCAATGGTGGGCGGGTGTTAAATGTTACCGCCACGGCTAAAGACTTTAAATCTGCGCGGGCACTGGCCTATCAGGCAGTTGCGGCCATTGATTATCCTGATGGCTTCTGGCGGAAGGATATCGGATTATAA
- the lgt gene encoding prolipoprotein diacylglyceryl transferase, translating to MPFAFINWMKSAIHFDSLGLSPIALDLGIWHLFGLTFHPMIHWYALAYIGGILLAWRYVLLLLKQPGAPMTPIQTEDLVFWATLGILVGGRLAYVFFYQPSMLSTPSEILKLWEGGMSYHGGMVGVFLAIWWVKWRNGLSWLRIADYIGCATPIGLFLGRIANFINGELWGRPSTLPWAIIFPQAGPLPRHPSQLYEAGLEGILLFIFLNCMFFATKARLQPGKLAGFFLVGYGLSRFIVEWFREPDVQLGTLSWGLTMGQTLTIPMVLAGLWLILTASKRPPVFAAN from the coding sequence GTGCCATTCGCTTTTATCAACTGGATGAAAAGCGCTATCCATTTTGACTCATTAGGATTATCGCCTATCGCCCTTGACCTCGGCATCTGGCATCTTTTTGGATTAACCTTTCACCCTATGATCCATTGGTATGCTCTGGCTTATATAGGAGGCATCCTTCTAGCTTGGCGGTATGTGCTCCTCCTTTTAAAGCAACCGGGTGCTCCTATGACCCCCATACAAACCGAAGATCTCGTGTTTTGGGCAACATTAGGTATTTTAGTAGGGGGACGGTTAGCGTATGTCTTTTTTTATCAACCTTCAATGCTCAGCACGCCTTCCGAAATTCTAAAATTATGGGAAGGCGGTATGTCCTATCATGGAGGCATGGTAGGTGTTTTTCTGGCTATCTGGTGGGTTAAATGGAGAAATGGACTAAGCTGGCTTAGAATAGCAGATTATATTGGGTGTGCGACGCCTATTGGTCTTTTCTTGGGGCGCATAGCCAATTTTATTAATGGCGAATTATGGGGACGGCCTAGCACCCTGCCATGGGCTATTATTTTTCCACAAGCGGGCCCCCTTCCCCGTCATCCCAGCCAACTTTATGAAGCCGGATTAGAAGGCATTCTTCTTTTTATTTTTCTTAATTGTATGTTTTTTGCTACTAAAGCGCGCCTTCAACCGGGTAAACTCGCAGGATTTTTTCTAGTTGGGTATGGTCTATCACGTTTTATCGTTGAGTGGTTTCGCGAACCAGATGTCCAATTGGGCACCCTTTCTTGGGGGCTTACTATGGGACAAACGCTAACAATTCCTATGGTTTTAGCCGGTTTATGGCTCATTCTGACCGCTTCTAAACGACCTCCGGTCTTTGCAGCTAACTAA